One Streptosporangium sp. NBC_01495 DNA window includes the following coding sequences:
- the efeU gene encoding iron uptake transporter permease EfeU: MFASYLIGLREGLEATLVVSVLVALLVKSDRRDRLPLVWAGVGAALVLSVTFGALLTFTVAHLEYRQQELFEAITSLLAAVFVTWMIFWMRRAARTLSGELRARLSQALEVGATAVVVMAFLAVAREGLETALLFFASVQGATTTAVPLIGISLGLLTAVALGWAIYRSAMRINLTTFFTWTGLLLILVAAGILKYGVHDLQEAGVLPGLSTYAFDISGVLPADSWYGALLSGMFNITPQPSVLETVAWIAYAVPTLILFLRPRHGRPTPSSTASTASSASPASPASPASPASPASPPSPSSPSSPSSQSSPTDPQPAG; encoded by the coding sequence GTGTTCGCCAGCTACCTCATTGGATTGCGCGAAGGCCTGGAGGCCACGCTCGTCGTCTCCGTGCTCGTCGCGCTCCTCGTCAAGAGCGACCGGCGCGACCGGCTGCCCCTCGTCTGGGCCGGGGTCGGCGCCGCCCTCGTCCTGTCGGTCACGTTCGGCGCGCTGCTCACCTTCACCGTCGCGCATCTGGAGTACCGGCAGCAGGAGCTGTTCGAGGCGATCACCTCGCTGCTCGCCGCCGTGTTCGTCACCTGGATGATCTTCTGGATGCGCCGCGCCGCCCGGACCCTCTCCGGCGAGTTGCGCGCCAGGCTGAGCCAGGCCCTGGAGGTCGGCGCGACCGCGGTGGTCGTGATGGCCTTCCTCGCTGTGGCGCGCGAGGGCCTGGAGACCGCGCTGCTGTTCTTCGCCTCCGTGCAGGGGGCCACCACCACCGCCGTCCCGCTGATCGGGATCAGCCTGGGCCTGCTCACCGCGGTCGCGCTGGGCTGGGCCATCTACCGCAGCGCGATGCGGATCAACCTGACCACGTTCTTCACCTGGACGGGCCTGCTGCTGATCCTGGTCGCCGCCGGCATCCTCAAGTACGGCGTGCACGACCTGCAGGAGGCCGGTGTCCTGCCGGGCCTTTCCACCTATGCCTTCGACATCAGCGGCGTGCTGCCCGCCGACTCCTGGTACGGCGCCCTGCTGTCCGGGATGTTCAACATCACCCCGCAGCCGAGCGTGCTGGAGACGGTGGCGTGGATCGCCTACGCGGTGCCGACGCTCATCCTCTTCCTGAGGCCGCGACACGGCCGTCCGACCCCCTCGTCCACCGCCTCCACCGCCTCCTCGGCGTCCCCGGCGTCCCCGGCGTCCCCGGCGTCCCCGGCCTCCCCGGCCTCCCCGCCTTCTCCGAGTTCTCCGAGTTCTCCGAGTTCCCAGTCTTCCCCGACCGACCCGCAGCCCGCGGGCTGA
- a CDS encoding fibronectin type III domain-containing protein, whose product MAVSRRRFITSVASGSALAAVSSSQLLSALGSAARADSPIGDVVGKITVGYQGWFACKGDTAPINGWWHWSANMGQSPSPTNNTIVAWPDTREYTNTYPTAYANLNNGRPATLFSSYDQQTVDTHFRWMRENNIDTAALQRFNPMGGEGPTRDAMATKVRTAAEANGRKYYIMYDVTDWTNMQPEIKTDWLNKMKAHTTSSAYAMQNGKPVVGIWGFGFNDPKRPWAPGPCLEVVNWFKAQGCYVMGGVPTHWRRGVEDSRPGFLDVYHAFHMISPWMVGRIGTIADVDHFHTNVNLPDQADCDAHGIDYQPCVLPGDVTTRQRRHGDFMWRQFYNMVRIGAQGIYISMFDEYNEGNQIAKTAETLADVPANSGMLALDEDGTACSADYYLRLTGDGGRMLKGQIPLTPTRPTPPMTGGGGDGQAPTVPGNLVSTAKTATTVTLSWSASTDNVGVAGYQVRRGGTVVATVPNTPYTVTGLTPATAYSFTVVARDAAGNTSGASNAVSVTTSASSTAVIALRSRANSRYVSAANGSPLIANGTSVGTAQQFERVDLGNGNVGLRARLNNQFVCAEGAGAQPLIANRPAAGAWETFQLVTNPNGSVSLRAQVNGKYVCAEGAGAQPLVANRDAIGPWEQFDLVAG is encoded by the coding sequence GTGGCCGTCTCGCGTCGGAGGTTCATCACCTCCGTGGCATCCGGGTCCGCTCTCGCCGCGGTGTCGTCGTCGCAGCTACTGTCCGCGCTGGGCAGCGCGGCCCGCGCCGACAGCCCCATCGGGGACGTGGTCGGGAAGATCACCGTCGGCTACCAGGGCTGGTTCGCCTGCAAGGGCGACACCGCCCCCATCAACGGCTGGTGGCACTGGAGCGCCAACATGGGCCAAAGCCCCTCACCCACCAACAACACCATCGTCGCCTGGCCCGACACCCGCGAGTACACCAACACCTACCCCACCGCCTACGCCAACCTCAACAACGGCCGCCCCGCCACCCTGTTCTCCTCCTACGACCAGCAGACCGTCGACACCCACTTCCGCTGGATGCGCGAGAACAACATCGACACCGCCGCCCTGCAACGCTTCAACCCGATGGGCGGCGAAGGCCCCACCCGCGACGCCATGGCCACCAAGGTCCGCACCGCCGCAGAAGCCAACGGCCGCAAGTACTACATCATGTACGACGTCACCGACTGGACGAACATGCAGCCGGAGATCAAAACCGACTGGCTCAACAAGATGAAAGCCCACACCACGTCGTCGGCCTACGCCATGCAGAACGGCAAACCCGTCGTCGGCATCTGGGGTTTCGGCTTCAACGACCCCAAACGCCCCTGGGCACCCGGCCCCTGCCTGGAGGTCGTCAACTGGTTCAAAGCCCAAGGCTGCTACGTGATGGGCGGGGTACCCACCCACTGGCGCCGCGGCGTCGAGGACTCCCGGCCCGGCTTTCTGGACGTCTACCACGCCTTCCACATGATCTCCCCCTGGATGGTCGGCCGCATCGGCACCATCGCCGACGTCGACCACTTCCACACCAACGTCAACCTGCCCGACCAGGCCGACTGCGACGCCCACGGCATCGACTACCAACCCTGCGTGCTACCCGGCGACGTCACCACCCGCCAGCGCCGCCACGGCGACTTCATGTGGCGCCAGTTCTACAACATGGTCCGCATCGGCGCACAAGGCATCTACATCTCCATGTTCGACGAGTACAACGAGGGCAACCAGATCGCCAAGACCGCCGAGACCCTCGCCGACGTCCCGGCCAACTCCGGCATGCTCGCCCTGGACGAGGACGGCACCGCCTGCTCGGCCGACTACTACCTACGCCTCACCGGCGACGGCGGCAGAATGCTCAAAGGCCAGATCCCCCTCACCCCCACCCGCCCCACCCCACCGATGACCGGAGGCGGGGGTGACGGGCAGGCGCCGACCGTGCCGGGCAATCTCGTCTCGACGGCGAAGACGGCCACCACCGTGACGCTCTCATGGTCGGCCTCCACCGACAACGTGGGAGTGGCCGGCTACCAGGTGCGCCGCGGCGGCACCGTCGTGGCCACCGTCCCGAACACGCCGTACACCGTGACCGGCCTGACCCCGGCCACGGCGTACAGCTTCACCGTCGTCGCGCGTGACGCGGCCGGCAACACCTCCGGCGCGTCGAACGCCGTGAGCGTGACCACGTCGGCGTCGTCGACCGCGGTGATCGCCCTGCGCTCCAGGGCCAACAGCCGCTACGTCAGCGCCGCCAACGGCTCGCCGCTGATCGCGAACGGGACGTCCGTCGGGACCGCGCAGCAGTTCGAGCGCGTCGACCTGGGCAACGGCAACGTGGGGCTGCGGGCGAGGCTCAACAACCAGTTCGTGTGCGCCGAGGGCGCCGGGGCGCAGCCGCTGATCGCCAACCGCCCCGCGGCCGGGGCGTGGGAGACCTTCCAGCTGGTCACCAACCCCAACGGGTCGGTCAGCCTCCGGGCACAGGTCAACGGCAAGTACGTGTGCGCCGAGGGCGCCGGGGCGCAGCCGCTCGTCGCCAACCGCGACGCGATCGGCCCGTGGGAGCAGTTCGACCTCGTGGCCGGCTGA
- a CDS encoding inorganic phosphate transporter, with protein MDANFVLLAIVIVTALSFDFTNGFHDTANAMATSIATGALRPKVAVALSAALNFAGAFLSLKVAATIATGIVETGAITLTIVFAGLIGGLAWNLLTWYFGIPSSSSHALIGGVVGATLIAAGASAVKGAEIVSKVLIPAVLAPLAAILVATVGTYLVYVITRNVPDGTRGRGFRYGQIGSASLVSLAHGTNDAQKTMGIITLAMIAAGAIGKDAGTPPWVIVASATAIALGTYLGGWRVIRTLGKGLTEIETPQGFAAEGSSAAVIFASSHFGFPLSTTHVCTGSVIGSGIGKHLSEVRWSLAARMGAAWLITLPAAAAVGALAWSGANVIGGALGVAVVFGVALVLSGALYLASRRQPVNAGNVNDEWAGRLAPAAKVREHAA; from the coding sequence ATGGATGCGAACTTCGTGTTGCTCGCCATCGTGATCGTCACCGCGCTGTCCTTCGACTTCACCAACGGCTTTCACGACACCGCCAACGCCATGGCGACCTCGATCGCCACCGGTGCGCTACGCCCCAAGGTCGCGGTCGCGCTCTCGGCGGCGCTCAACTTCGCCGGGGCGTTTTTGTCGCTGAAGGTCGCGGCCACCATCGCGACCGGCATCGTCGAGACCGGCGCCATCACCTTGACGATCGTCTTCGCCGGACTGATCGGCGGCCTGGCCTGGAACCTGCTGACCTGGTACTTCGGCATCCCCTCCAGCTCCTCGCACGCGTTGATCGGCGGTGTGGTCGGGGCCACGCTGATCGCGGCTGGCGCCTCGGCCGTCAAGGGCGCGGAGATCGTGTCCAAGGTGCTGATCCCGGCCGTGCTGGCACCGCTGGCGGCGATCCTGGTGGCCACCGTCGGCACCTACCTGGTCTACGTCATCACCAGGAACGTCCCCGACGGCACCAGGGGCCGCGGGTTCAGATACGGCCAGATCGGTTCGGCCTCGCTGGTCTCCCTGGCCCACGGCACCAACGACGCGCAGAAGACGATGGGCATCATCACCCTCGCGATGATCGCCGCCGGTGCGATCGGCAAGGACGCGGGAACCCCGCCGTGGGTGATCGTGGCCAGCGCGACCGCCATCGCGCTGGGCACCTACCTGGGCGGCTGGCGGGTGATCCGTACCCTCGGCAAGGGCCTGACCGAGATCGAGACCCCGCAGGGTTTCGCGGCGGAGGGCTCCTCGGCGGCCGTCATCTTCGCCTCCTCCCACTTCGGCTTCCCGCTGTCGACCACGCACGTGTGCACGGGCTCGGTGATCGGCTCCGGCATCGGCAAGCACCTGTCGGAGGTCCGCTGGAGCCTCGCGGCCAGGATGGGGGCCGCGTGGCTGATCACCCTCCCGGCCGCGGCCGCGGTCGGCGCGCTGGCCTGGTCGGGCGCCAACGTGATCGGCGGCGCGCTGGGCGTCGCCGTCGTCTTCGGTGTCGCCCTGGTGCTGTCGGGGGCGCTGTACCTGGCCTCGCGGCGCCAGCCGGTCAACGCCGGGAACGTCAACGACGAATGGGCCGGCCGCCTCGCCCCGGCCGCGAAGGTGAGGGAGCACGCCGCGTGA
- a CDS encoding sulfotransferase family protein, with protein MPGLPTVLVMAWKTRVNTALEGMTGYNITRVRRKVTPPQPPPPPPPVDVPRPPADPEVDRLLREPVFVLSPVRSGSTLLRVMLNSHSRIHAPHELHVRRLAVTMTTDPLRQAMETLGISASDIEHILWDRMLHRELAGSGKQIIVDKTPSNVFAHRRLATCWPDARYVFLMRHPASIALSWHEAAPLERPWAEAIRHTLQYMRYLTEARRTLDGLTLTYEAIVADPEAEMRRVCAYLGVGYEPGMITYGDHGHGEFVKGIGDWRDKIRSGRVQPGRPLPAPEEIPEELREICVEWGYL; from the coding sequence ATGCCTGGGCTCCCTACGGTGCTGGTCATGGCGTGGAAGACCAGAGTCAACACGGCTCTTGAAGGGATGACGGGCTACAACATCACCCGGGTGCGGCGTAAGGTCACGCCCCCGCAGCCCCCGCCTCCGCCCCCTCCCGTGGACGTTCCCCGGCCACCGGCCGATCCGGAGGTCGACCGGCTGCTGCGCGAACCGGTGTTCGTGCTGTCGCCGGTGAGGTCCGGCTCCACCCTGCTGCGCGTCATGCTGAACAGCCACTCCCGGATCCACGCGCCGCACGAGCTGCACGTGCGGCGCCTGGCGGTCACGATGACCACCGACCCGCTGCGCCAGGCGATGGAGACGCTCGGCATCTCCGCCAGCGACATCGAGCACATCCTGTGGGACCGCATGCTCCACCGCGAGCTGGCCGGGAGCGGCAAGCAGATCATCGTCGACAAGACGCCCAGCAACGTCTTCGCCCACCGGCGCCTCGCGACCTGCTGGCCCGACGCGCGCTACGTCTTCCTGATGCGCCATCCCGCCTCGATCGCCCTGTCGTGGCACGAGGCCGCTCCGCTGGAGCGCCCCTGGGCGGAGGCGATCCGGCACACCCTGCAGTACATGCGCTACCTCACCGAGGCCAGGCGGACGCTCGACGGCCTCACCCTGACGTACGAGGCGATCGTCGCCGATCCCGAGGCGGAGATGCGGCGAGTCTGCGCCTACCTCGGGGTCGGCTACGAGCCCGGCATGATCACGTACGGCGACCACGGGCACGGGGAGTTCGTGAAGGGCATCGGGGACTGGCGCGACAAGATCAGAAGCGGCAGGGTCCAGCCGGGCAGGCCGCTGCCCGCCCCGGAGGAGATCCCGGAGGAACTGCGCGAGATCTGCGTCGAGTGGGGATACCTCTGA
- a CDS encoding alkaline phosphatase PhoX produces MERRTFLRASVLGTSTLALTGSLWQDAALAAPAQNAPGPYGPLLAADANGIQLPAGFTSRVIARSGQVVPGTSYTWHSAPDGGACFADGSGWIYVSNAEINPGGGASAIRFDSAGNVVSASSILSGTRQNCAGGATPWNTWLSCEEVDRGFVYETRPFGGAATQRPAMGRFKHEAAAADPVRKVIYLTEDETNGRFYRFVPTTWGDLSSGTLQVLRAGSATSGSFTWANVPDPDGSPTATRSQVSGSKSFNGGEGCYYANDTVWFTTKGDNRVWQVNVAAGTYELAYDDSLVSPGTAPLTGVDNVTGSTFGDLYVAEDGGNMEICLITANDTVSTFLRLGGQGSSEITGPAFTPAGNRLYFSSQRGTSGSSSGGITYCVTGPFRT; encoded by the coding sequence ATGGAACGCCGCACATTCCTTCGTGCCTCGGTGCTCGGTACGAGCACCCTGGCCCTCACCGGAAGCCTCTGGCAGGACGCCGCCCTCGCGGCCCCGGCCCAGAACGCCCCTGGCCCCTACGGCCCTCTGCTGGCCGCCGACGCCAACGGCATCCAGCTCCCGGCGGGGTTCACCAGCCGGGTGATCGCCCGATCGGGCCAGGTGGTTCCCGGCACCTCCTACACCTGGCACAGCGCCCCCGACGGCGGCGCCTGCTTCGCCGACGGCAGCGGCTGGATCTACGTGTCCAACGCGGAGATCAACCCCGGCGGCGGCGCCTCGGCGATCCGCTTCGACTCCGCGGGCAACGTGGTCTCCGCCTCCTCGATCCTGTCGGGCACCCGGCAGAACTGCGCGGGTGGCGCGACGCCGTGGAACACCTGGCTGTCGTGCGAGGAGGTCGACCGCGGCTTCGTATACGAGACCCGCCCCTTCGGGGGCGCGGCGACACAGCGCCCGGCCATGGGCCGCTTCAAGCACGAGGCGGCGGCGGCCGACCCGGTCCGCAAGGTCATCTATCTCACCGAGGACGAGACCAACGGGCGGTTCTACCGGTTCGTCCCCACCACCTGGGGCGACCTGTCCTCCGGCACGCTGCAGGTGCTGCGCGCGGGCTCGGCCACGAGTGGCTCGTTCACCTGGGCGAACGTCCCAGATCCCGACGGCTCCCCGACCGCGACCCGCAGCCAGGTCTCCGGATCGAAGTCCTTCAACGGCGGCGAGGGGTGCTACTACGCCAACGACACGGTGTGGTTCACCACCAAGGGCGACAACCGGGTCTGGCAGGTCAACGTCGCCGCCGGCACCTACGAGCTCGCCTACGACGACAGCCTCGTCAGCCCCGGCACCGCTCCGCTGACCGGCGTGGACAACGTCACCGGCTCGACCTTCGGCGACCTCTACGTCGCCGAGGACGGCGGCAACATGGAGATCTGCCTGATCACCGCCAACGACACCGTCTCCACGTTCCTGCGCCTCGGCGGCCAGGGATCCTCGGAGATCACCGGCCCGGCCTTCACCCCCGCCGGCAACCGCCTGTACTTCTCCTCCCAGCGCGGCACGTCCGGCTCCTCCTCCGGGGGCATCACCTACTGCGTGACCGGCCCGTTCCGTACCTGA
- a CDS encoding helix-turn-helix domain-containing protein has translation METVIRTGDLPVDERFDSWLDHMFRQVVAPMMVTCDDPAGFRGSIKSTALGPVHVSAVGASPCEAYRTSQMIRRSDPELFQLAFNLRGETTITQDRRCAPSQPSDLVLYHTSRPHQVRTRQVRTGLDEYATRGVMVVFPATLLPLPPHKVERLTATPLSGREGVGALLAGFLTRMTAGTDRYGAVESLRLGGILIDLLTTVLAHRLNADATVPPETRRHTLLLRIHAFIQQHLADPNLSPATISAAHDISIRTLHRLFQTQEATVAAWIRDQRLRHCRRDLRDPLLGHRSIHAIATRWGFTDLSRFSHTFRNAYGLSPREYRHQPDAGSPQATAHQHHPGTSP, from the coding sequence ATGGAAACCGTGATTCGCACCGGGGATCTGCCGGTGGACGAGCGGTTCGATTCCTGGCTCGATCACATGTTCCGGCAGGTGGTGGCTCCCATGATGGTCACCTGTGACGACCCTGCGGGTTTCCGGGGGAGCATCAAGTCGACGGCTCTGGGTCCCGTCCATGTTTCCGCGGTGGGGGCCTCCCCGTGTGAGGCGTACAGGACGTCTCAGATGATCCGCCGGTCCGACCCCGAACTGTTCCAGCTCGCGTTCAACCTGCGCGGGGAGACGACGATAACGCAGGACCGCAGATGCGCTCCGTCGCAGCCGTCGGATCTCGTGCTCTATCACACCTCGCGTCCCCATCAGGTACGGACCCGGCAGGTACGAACCGGGCTCGACGAGTACGCCACCCGTGGGGTGATGGTGGTGTTTCCCGCCACGCTGCTGCCGCTGCCTCCGCACAAGGTGGAGCGACTCACCGCCACCCCGCTGTCAGGCCGTGAAGGGGTCGGCGCCCTGCTCGCGGGATTCCTGACCCGGATGACCGCCGGCACCGACCGGTACGGGGCCGTGGAAAGCCTTCGCCTCGGCGGCATCCTGATCGACCTGCTCACCACCGTGCTGGCCCACCGCCTGAACGCCGACGCGACCGTGCCACCCGAGACCCGCCGGCACACCCTCCTGCTGCGGATCCACGCCTTCATCCAGCAGCACCTGGCCGACCCGAACCTGTCCCCGGCCACGATCTCCGCCGCCCACGACATCTCCATCCGCACCCTGCACCGGCTCTTCCAGACACAGGAGGCCACCGTCGCCGCCTGGATCCGCGACCAGCGGCTGAGACACTGCCGACGCGACCTTCGCGACCCCCTCCTCGGCCACCGGTCGATTCACGCCATCGCGACCCGCTGGGGTTTCACCGACCTCAGCAGGTTCTCCCACACGTTCCGTAACGCCTACGGACTCAGCCCTCGCGAGTACCGGCACCAGCCGGACGCCGGCTCGCCTCAGGCGACGGCCCACCAGCACCACCCGGGAACGTCTCCCTGA
- a CDS encoding helix-turn-helix domain-containing protein → MTLAEEAEQFAARLRMLKERSGSSFEALARQTGISRSSLHRYCAGTKLPAGYGPVHAFAKACGASSEELRELHRLWALADAARPSAAPAATSPNEPSADDPPPGDGRDGWKVVAEPSSRPVAPASREHRRARRPVVVAAVTISLVATATTAFVMLAPERDPGEPTVVKSQQGTVSAIAPVRVFNIEGNCKKREERVPSCSMGLARDPRRKYDANNVVGHRVWHDDVLNADCVLYEGDRVEDETGVGTTRWFRVRLPQVPGGVAWLPAVRTHDNPTLPICA, encoded by the coding sequence ATGACGCTGGCGGAAGAGGCCGAACAGTTCGCGGCCCGGCTGAGGATGCTCAAGGAACGCTCCGGCAGCAGCTTCGAGGCGCTGGCCAGGCAGACGGGGATCAGCCGCTCCAGCCTTCACCGCTACTGCGCCGGTACGAAACTCCCGGCCGGCTACGGCCCGGTCCACGCGTTCGCCAAGGCGTGCGGTGCGAGCAGCGAGGAACTCAGGGAGCTCCACCGTCTGTGGGCGCTCGCCGACGCCGCGCGGCCCTCGGCGGCCCCGGCCGCCACCTCGCCAAACGAGCCCTCGGCCGACGACCCGCCGCCCGGTGACGGGCGAGACGGGTGGAAGGTGGTCGCCGAGCCGTCGTCGCGGCCGGTCGCGCCCGCCTCGCGCGAACACCGTCGCGCGCGACGTCCGGTGGTGGTCGCGGCGGTGACGATCTCGCTGGTGGCGACCGCCACGACCGCCTTCGTCATGCTGGCGCCGGAACGGGATCCCGGCGAGCCGACGGTGGTGAAGAGCCAGCAGGGCACCGTCTCCGCGATCGCGCCGGTGCGGGTCTTCAACATCGAGGGCAACTGCAAGAAGCGCGAGGAGCGGGTGCCGTCCTGCAGCATGGGGCTGGCCCGCGACCCGCGGCGGAAGTACGACGCCAACAACGTGGTCGGCCATCGCGTGTGGCACGACGACGTCCTGAACGCCGACTGCGTCCTCTACGAGGGCGACCGCGTCGAGGACGAGACGGGCGTCGGCACGACGCGCTGGTTCCGGGTCCGCCTTCCCCAGGTGCCCGGTGGCGTCGCCTGGCTCCCCGCCGTGCGCACCCACGACAACCCCACGCTGCCGATCTGCGCCTGA
- a CDS encoding lysine N(6)-hydroxylase/L-ornithine N(5)-oxygenase family protein, with protein sequence MSSPVYDVVGIGFGPSNLALAVALEEEYGSSVNAVFFERQPRFGWHRNMLIEGATMQVHFLKDLVTLRNPTSPYSFLSYLQEKGRLVDFINHKTMFPTRLEFHDYLEWVASSFADLVRYDSEVVAVRPHDDDTLEVVVQHGDELHTCLTRNLVIAVGLDPVLPDGVRQGERIWHTEELLARLETLGEREPGRFVVVGAGQSAAETVEHLHRTYPSAEVCAVFTRYGYSPADDSPFANRIFDPEAVDHFFTAPEEVKRMLFAYSRNTNYSVVDLDLIDELYRRSYAEKVAGVQRLRMLNASRLLDVHDDGDTARVRMCFLPTGEVSTIEADAVVCATGYRERNPLDLLGEARGHCRTGEAGELLVERDYRIATDPGQTWGVYLQGATEDSHGIASSLLSMTAVRTGEIVRSIARRSASIPQVAEM encoded by the coding sequence ATGTCGAGCCCGGTCTATGACGTCGTGGGCATCGGTTTCGGCCCTTCCAACCTCGCGCTCGCGGTGGCCCTGGAGGAGGAGTACGGCTCCAGCGTGAACGCGGTCTTCTTCGAGAGGCAACCGAGGTTCGGCTGGCACCGCAACATGCTCATCGAGGGCGCCACGATGCAGGTCCACTTCCTCAAGGACCTGGTCACCCTGCGCAACCCCACCAGCCCCTACTCCTTCCTGTCCTACCTCCAGGAGAAGGGGAGGCTGGTCGACTTCATCAACCACAAGACCATGTTCCCCACCCGGCTGGAGTTCCACGACTACCTGGAGTGGGTCGCGTCCTCCTTCGCCGACCTGGTGCGCTACGACTCCGAGGTCGTCGCGGTGCGCCCGCACGACGACGACACCCTCGAGGTCGTCGTGCAGCACGGCGACGAGCTGCACACCTGCCTGACCCGCAACCTCGTGATCGCGGTCGGCCTCGACCCCGTGCTCCCCGACGGCGTGCGGCAGGGCGAGCGGATCTGGCACACCGAGGAACTGCTGGCCAGGCTCGAAACCCTCGGCGAGCGCGAACCCGGGCGGTTCGTCGTGGTCGGCGCCGGGCAGAGCGCGGCCGAGACCGTCGAGCACCTGCACCGTACCTACCCGTCCGCGGAGGTCTGCGCCGTCTTCACCCGGTACGGCTACTCGCCGGCCGACGACAGCCCCTTCGCCAACCGCATCTTCGACCCGGAGGCCGTCGACCACTTCTTCACCGCTCCCGAGGAGGTGAAGCGCATGCTGTTCGCCTACTCCCGCAACACCAACTACTCGGTGGTGGACCTCGACCTCATCGACGAGCTCTACCGGCGCTCCTACGCCGAGAAGGTCGCCGGTGTCCAGCGGCTGCGCATGCTGAACGCCTCCCGGCTGCTCGACGTGCACGACGACGGCGACACCGCCCGCGTCCGGATGTGCTTCCTGCCCACGGGCGAGGTGAGCACGATCGAGGCCGACGCGGTCGTCTGCGCGACAGGCTACCGCGAGCGCAACCCCCTCGACCTGCTCGGCGAGGCGCGCGGGCACTGCCGTACGGGCGAGGCGGGCGAGCTGCTGGTGGAGCGCGACTACCGGATCGCCACCGACCCCGGGCAGACCTGGGGCGTCTACCTGCAGGGGGCCACCGAGGACAGTCACGGGATCGCCTCGTCGCTGCTGTCCATGACCGCCGTCCGCACCGGCGAGATCGTGCGCTCCATCGCCCGGCGTTCGGCGTCGATCCCCCAGGTCGCCGAGATGTGA
- a CDS encoding iron-siderophore ABC transporter substrate-binding protein gives MRDTMRRLAATGTLLLGLGLVSACAGESGGAEQPAASAPATQAASGFPVTITHKLGTTTIESAPQRIVALGEVDQDTLLALGVQPVAMAELTGIQDDGLTPWTAPRISGTKPTLLKAGEAGFSLEQIAALKPDLILAGGDYYIDKEYANLSQLAPTTAYETGPAEDSWQVVARQVAKAVGKADEGEKLVTDVEAKIASVKTTYPELAGKKFALTSVFPSGNIGVMKSDTDISVQLFGQFGLALPEEIKALPGEGFAAELSMEKVKVLDVDLLLSHYNDDAATQKKIEANKLFAGLDVVRRGSYVPLDLKAFWPLRTPTPLAVPYVIDQVVPRVAEAAKAVGTP, from the coding sequence ATGCGCGACACGATGCGCCGCCTGGCCGCGACCGGAACGCTGCTGCTGGGCCTCGGCCTGGTGAGCGCGTGCGCCGGTGAGAGCGGCGGAGCCGAACAGCCCGCCGCGAGCGCCCCCGCGACCCAGGCCGCCTCCGGATTCCCGGTCACCATCACGCACAAGCTCGGCACCACCACGATCGAATCCGCACCCCAGCGCATCGTCGCCCTCGGCGAGGTCGACCAGGACACCCTGCTCGCCCTGGGCGTCCAGCCGGTCGCGATGGCGGAGCTGACCGGGATCCAGGACGACGGGCTCACCCCCTGGACCGCCCCCAGGATCTCCGGGACCAAGCCGACGCTGCTGAAGGCAGGAGAGGCCGGCTTCTCGCTGGAGCAGATCGCCGCGCTCAAGCCCGACCTGATCCTCGCGGGCGGCGACTACTACATCGACAAGGAGTACGCCAACCTCTCCCAGCTCGCGCCGACCACCGCCTACGAGACCGGCCCCGCCGAGGACTCCTGGCAGGTGGTGGCCCGCCAGGTCGCCAAGGCGGTCGGCAAGGCGGACGAGGGGGAGAAGCTCGTCACCGACGTCGAGGCGAAGATCGCCTCGGTCAAGACCACCTACCCCGAGCTGGCCGGCAAGAAGTTCGCGCTGACCAGCGTCTTCCCCTCCGGGAACATCGGCGTGATGAAGTCCGACACCGACATCAGCGTCCAGCTCTTCGGCCAGTTCGGGCTCGCGCTGCCCGAGGAGATCAAGGCGCTTCCCGGCGAGGGTTTCGCGGCCGAGCTGAGCATGGAGAAGGTCAAGGTTCTCGACGTCGACCTGCTGCTCAGCCACTACAACGACGACGCCGCCACCCAGAAGAAGATCGAGGCCAACAAGCTGTTCGCCGGTCTCGACGTGGTCAGGCGCGGCTCCTACGTGCCGCTGGACCTCAAGGCGTTCTGGCCGCTGCGCACGCCCACGCCGCTCGCGGTCCCCTACGTGATCGACCAGGTCGTTCCCCGGGTCGCCGAGGCCGCCAAGGCCGTCGGCACGCCCTGA